The DNA segment TCGCGCCACCGACAATCCGCCTGACACGCTGGTCGGCCGCCGCATCGGCCGCCTGACCGCCATGCTCTACGGACGCAGCACGTTCATCGCGCCGGGTGAGCCGGGCGCCGCGCCGGCGGCCGCCGCGCCGGACGTGGTCGCGTTCGAGGAAGGGCCGCGGGACTTCGTCGAGGCAAGCTGGTTCCGCGACACCTATCCGAACGCGCGCACGCGCGTCAGGCTCAATAGCGTCGACGCGGCCTATCAGGCCATCAAGTCGGGTGTCGGCATCGGCATGCTGCCCTGTCACATGGGCGACACCAATCCCGATCTGCGCCGTCTGCCGCCCTATCACCAGTCGCCGGTCTTCGATGTCTGGCTGCTGACCCATGCCGATCTGCGCCGCACCGCCAAGGTCCGCGCCTTCATCAACTTCATGGCCAATGCGATCATGCCGCACAAGGACCTGATCGAAGGACGCCGTCCGCCGCAGTTCTCCTCCGGCGACCGGCTGGCCATCGACAATGGCTACGCCGCGGCGACCAGCGCCAGCAATCTGGTGGACGATCTGCCGATCTAGGCCTTGCGCCTGCCGAGCTTGGATGTGGACGACGCCGTGACCAGCAGGTCGCCGGCTTCGTTGAAGATGCGGCCCTCCAGAAAGATGATGGACCGCCCCTGGCGCACGATCTGGCCCT comes from the Iodidimonas sp. SYSU 1G8 genome and includes:
- a CDS encoding LysR family transcriptional regulator, whose amino-acid sequence is MRSMIDWDDIRYFLAVARRGSITSAARDLGVNHSTVSRRIAAFEDNLGVRLFDRVATGYTLTVAGQEMVPSAQRMEEEALGLDRRLYGRDTELSGQLRVTTAGVFVNPFFMEQVGRFLAEYPGIDIQLTVSTDLANLHAREVDVAIRATDNPPDTLVGRRIGRLTAMLYGRSTFIAPGEPGAAPAAAAPDVVAFEEGPRDFVEASWFRDTYPNARTRVRLNSVDAAYQAIKSGVGIGMLPCHMGDTNPDLRRLPPYHQSPVFDVWLLTHADLRRTAKVRAFINFMANAIMPHKDLIEGRRPPQFSSGDRLAIDNGYAAATSASNLVDDLPI